ATCTTCAAGTTTGATATGCCTAGTGTTCCAGTAAATTGTCACCTTCTGCTTCTTGTTTGCCATATTCTCTTTTGTTTAGATAAGAGATTATTTCATTTGAGAGACTTAACGCTTTAGCAGCTTCTTCATCTCCTTGCTCAACTCTAAGTTTGAGTTCGTTCCGGTATTCTTCATACGACAAGCCACTTGTATAGCCCACTTCCTCCGACAAATTCTCTTTATGAAAATTCCATGACTGATTATCAGCAACAGCACAACGTTCTTTATTGTATTCACGAAGCCAACTCATGATGACCTGACCATCAATTCTATTATAGATATTGCCATATTTCATTTTCATTGCGTTCTTGAAACACAGTTTAAAATCATCAGTTTTCATATATGGATATTCTTCAATGATTAAATCTACTGTAGTAGCGACTTGTGTAGCCGACATTGGATTACCGACATTGAAAAACTCCAAGGCATCAGCTATCAATATGACCAACACTGCTCTGGCTTGCGGCTCACCAAACTTTCTTATAATAGTGCCAATAGAAGGTTCATCACTTTGAAATACATCTTCAACCTTCTTGGGGCATAGAGCTTTGCAATAGTTTTTCGGCGAGGTCCGTAAGACTGCTAACCGATTCTCTTCTTGTGGCCGCAGTATCAGTTCGTTTTCCATTGTAATTTCCTTCTAAAATTTTAGTAAAATTCGCAGACTTGAATATCCAGTCAAAAGTGCACCTCCAATTTTTATCGTTTTGTCCAAGCAAGAAAGGACTGTCTAAAACCAATTGGAACACATCGAATACAGCTTGCTTCCCGTATTGTGCGACACGTGCTTTAATAGCTTTCTTTCGTTTTGCATCTATGGACTTTATAGCAGGAAGTTTACCTTTAAACGTGGAATTAAAATAATCCATTAGCCCACCCCAATCAATCTTTTCCTCGGGGAACAAAGAAAGCTCGTCTTTCTTTGATTCTCCTTTAGGAGAAGTTTCTTTCTTTTTTAAATGAGAATCATTATCATCTACATAATCATTATCATATTCATTATCATTATCGGGTTTTGTGGGTTCTTTTGGGTTTCCAAATAACCCAGTGGGTTTTGTGGGTTCTTTGGGTTCTTTTGGGTTTTCACTTTTCGGACGTCCCCCCTTAGAACCATTGCTCTTATTCCTTTCCACAATAGACATATACTTTTCAGTATCCCTGTCTATATCTATCTTTATAAAGTTGAAAGCAATATTTGCCATAGGTTTCAACCCCCGAAGATTTCCCGTTGTCGCATACTCAATTATGCTTTCGTAAATCTCCAGCCTGACATCATCCGGCAAATCCTTGATTGCTTCTCTCCACCCTTTATAAAAGATGAATGAATTTCTTTCCATATTTTAAGGGATTATACTCCGATTAGTAATAAAACTCACAGACCTTTTGCTTCCTTCAGTTTTTTCGCTTCTTCCTTGTAATGAGTAATCAGCTTTTCTAATTGAAAGTCACTAAATTGCTTAGTAACATTTTTCTTGGCTTCCAGGATCAGCACATTTCGTTCACCATACTTGGCAACTAGACGTCTGCGATAATCCTGAATATTTCCTTCCATGAAGCGGTTACAATGTGAACATTGAGCATTGCAGTTCATTTCATCAAAGCGAGTACTCATGTGTTGGCGGTTGATGTAATGACCGCAATCTGCTTTATTGAAAGGCTTTATTTTACCACATGAAATACACTGAAAATATCCATTAGGCATCGTATCACGATAACGGATGAATAAACTAAATATTCTGTCTAGTTTATCGACAAGATCAGGTTTCTTCTTGACCTTAACACCTTCTACCTCGAAAAGAGGCTTTTTCTTTTCTTTCTTCTTGTAATTTCTCCACATGATAATTAAAATACTACATTGGTTAATTGACGGCCACGACTCATTATACACCATTTTCCCTTTTCAGGCTGTTCTATGCGTAACTCTTCAACACGCCCAAAACGCCGGAAATTCCCACTCAAATCAACAACCCAACCCTCTTTACCTTGGCAGGGACGAATAACACGACCGACCATTTGATAATAGAGGGAAAGGGATTTGGTTGGACGTGCAAGAACAATCGTATCAAGCTCCGGGTAATCGAATCCGGTTGTAAGTACTCCGACATTAGCAACAACTTTTATTCTTCCATCTTTAAAACCTTTCAGAATTCGTGCCCTTTCTTCCTTTGGAGTAGAACCGCTAACGATCGCACAATTAGGAATTTCGGAAGCCAGTTTTTCAGCTTCACGAATAAACCTCGTGAATATTAAAATACCTTTGCGTGGTATGCCCGATTTGGGGTTCAACAGACGTTTTGTCCATCCAACTATATCTTTGTATATGTCCACACGTTCAAACTCTTGCAGAAGACTTTTTTCATCATAATCTGCACCAGTAGAATTAGTCCTGACTCTACTTAAATCCAACTTTGTAATATCATAGTATTTCAAACTTGCGAGAAATCCTTTAGCAAGTAGTTCACTCACCTGACAGTGATAAATAACATCAGTGAAAACCTTTGGCCGGGTACGAGTTATAAATTTAAGCATAGCACCACCTCTTCCTGAACATAATCTGTAAGGAGTCGCTGTCAGCCCAATAACTTTCCTTTGCTCATCTTCAAAGAATTCCTTATACATTCCTTTCTCCGGATTCACTAAATGACATTCATCAATCAGAACGTGCTTAAAATGTTTGAAGAAACTCATGTGTTTCATCACACTACCAATCATAGCAAACGTAATACGAT
This portion of the Bacteroides acidifaciens genome encodes:
- a CDS encoding DUF6291 domain-containing protein; this encodes MERNSFIFYKGWREAIKDLPDDVRLEIYESIIEYATTGNLRGLKPMANIAFNFIKIDIDRDTEKYMSIVERNKSNGSKGGRPKSENPKEPKEPTKPTGLFGNPKEPTKPDNDNEYDNDYVDDNDSHLKKKETSPKGESKKDELSLFPEEKIDWGGLMDYFNSTFKGKLPAIKSIDAKRKKAIKARVAQYGKQAVFDVFQLVLDSPFLLGQNDKNWRCTFDWIFKSANFTKILEGNYNGKRTDTAATRRESVSSLTDLAEKLLQSSMPQEG
- a CDS encoding recombination protein NinG; translated protein: MWRNYKKKEKKKPLFEVEGVKVKKKPDLVDKLDRIFSLFIRYRDTMPNGYFQCISCGKIKPFNKADCGHYINRQHMSTRFDEMNCNAQCSHCNRFMEGNIQDYRRRLVAKYGERNVLILEAKKNVTKQFSDFQLEKLITHYKEEAKKLKEAKGL
- a CDS encoding DEAD/DEAH box helicase is translated as MTYQLRDYQKSASDAAVSVFKSKEKKNYVIVLPTGAGKSLVIANIAARIDGPLIVFQPSKEILEQNFAKLQSYGIFDCGVYSASAGRKDINRITFAMIGSVMKHMSFFKHFKHVLIDECHLVNPEKGMYKEFFEDEQRKVIGLTATPYRLCSGRGGAMLKFITRTRPKVFTDVIYHCQVSELLAKGFLASLKYYDITKLDLSRVRTNSTGADYDEKSLLQEFERVDIYKDIVGWTKRLLNPKSGIPRKGILIFTRFIREAEKLASEIPNCAIVSGSTPKEERARILKGFKDGRIKVVANVGVLTTGFDYPELDTIVLARPTKSLSLYYQMVGRVIRPCQGKEGWVVDLSGNFRRFGRVEELRIEQPEKGKWCIMSRGRQLTNVVF